In the genome of Paenibacillus pabuli, one region contains:
- a CDS encoding ribonuclease, translating into MGVKKWLGALLIILATILFTGCSLETVSLNGSSQESSVLTKFDEVAKYISEHHELPENYITKKEARELGWEPSKGNLENVAPGKSIGGDVFQNREGLLPKKKGRTWYEADINYSGGTRGSDRILYSNDGLIYKTTDHYRTFEQME; encoded by the coding sequence ATGGGTGTAAAAAAATGGTTAGGTGCTTTGCTTATTATTCTCGCAACAATCCTGTTTACAGGCTGCTCACTCGAAACGGTTTCATTAAATGGCTCATCTCAAGAGAGTTCAGTTCTAACGAAATTTGATGAAGTAGCCAAGTATATTTCGGAGCATCATGAGCTTCCGGAAAATTATATAACCAAAAAAGAAGCTAGAGAATTAGGCTGGGAGCCTAGCAAAGGGAATTTGGAAAATGTGGCCCCAGGAAAAAGCATTGGCGGCGACGTATTTCAAAATCGAGAAGGGCTTTTGCCCAAGAAAAAAGGACGGACCTGGTACGAAGCGGACATTAACTATTCGGGCGGGACGCGTGGGAGTGATCGGATTTTATATTCTAATGATGGATTAATCTATAAAACAACCGATCATTATCGTACGTTTGAGCAGATGGAATAG
- a CDS encoding glycosyl hydrolase — translation MKILLKKTGVLMLALTLFLGWMTVPVHADSPLFTIESENALLSSDLQVTTEIYGQPKPGFSGSGFVWMQNSGTITFTVTVPETGMYTISTRYMQELSADGRLQYLSVNGVTKGSYMLPYTTTWSDFNFGYHKLNQGSNTIQLKAGWGFAYFDTFTVDYANLDPLDVQPVLTDSQATPETQLLMNYLTDVYGNHIISGQQEIYGGGNDGNTELEFEWIHNLTGKYPAIRGFDFMNYNPLYGWEDGTTDRMIDWVNNRDGIATASWHINVPRNFTTYQLGDHVDWKEATYKPTETNFNTAKAVIPGTKEYQYVMSTIDDLAEQLLILQDNNVPVLFRPYHEAEGNGGLNGEGAWFWWASAGADVYKQLWNMLYTELTETYGLHNLIWTYNSYVYNTSPAWYPGDDQVDIVGYDKYNTIYNRNDGLSGVPNEDAITSIFYQLVDLTDGKKMVAMTENDTVPSVQNLTEEKSGWLYFCPWYGEHLMSSAFNYPATLKTLYQSDYVITLDELPNLKVNNPTPNASITPTTVDFDKNTTTPSDKAINVNFNGNTLTALRVGTTVLTANQDYTLNGSSVLLKKEFLAGLSVGEHSIVFDFNQGQDPVLKIKIIDSTPSASAVISPVNATFDKAANLAQDVSLTLTLNGKQLTSITNGNYTLVSGQDYTASSTAIVLRKSYLSTLPLGQNAITFHFNGGNNAVLTVNVVDTSVPVPSGNLIIQAYNGNTSASTNGISPKFKVVNNGNSAIQLSDVKIRYYYTIDGEEAQSFWSDWASIGSANVTSKFVKLATPVAGADYVLEVGFTSSAGTLNAGQSAEIQARFSKNNWSNYNQANDYSFEASSIQYTNNEQVTGYINGQLVWGIEP, via the coding sequence ATGAAGATTTTGCTCAAAAAGACAGGCGTATTAATGCTGGCATTGACTCTGTTTCTTGGATGGATGACAGTACCCGTTCATGCCGATTCACCACTTTTCACGATCGAAAGCGAAAACGCTTTACTTTCCTCCGATCTTCAAGTGACGACCGAAATTTACGGGCAACCCAAGCCCGGATTTTCAGGAAGTGGATTTGTCTGGATGCAGAATTCCGGCACGATAACCTTCACTGTAACTGTCCCGGAAACGGGCATGTATACCATCTCCACCCGATACATGCAGGAGTTAAGTGCTGACGGCCGACTTCAATATCTATCCGTTAATGGTGTTACTAAAGGGTCTTATATGCTGCCCTACACAACAACATGGTCTGATTTCAATTTTGGTTATCACAAGCTGAACCAGGGAAGCAACACGATTCAACTGAAGGCTGGTTGGGGATTCGCGTATTTCGACACCTTCACTGTGGATTATGCCAACCTGGACCCGCTGGATGTTCAGCCTGTACTTACTGATTCCCAAGCCACACCGGAAACGCAGCTTCTGATGAATTATTTAACGGACGTGTATGGTAACCATATTATCTCTGGCCAGCAGGAGATTTACGGAGGTGGTAATGATGGCAATACAGAGTTGGAGTTTGAATGGATTCATAATTTAACCGGGAAGTATCCGGCGATCCGCGGCTTTGATTTTATGAACTATAATCCGCTCTACGGTTGGGAAGACGGCACCACTGATCGGATGATCGACTGGGTGAATAACCGGGATGGAATCGCGACAGCTTCCTGGCATATCAATGTGCCTCGAAATTTCACGACTTATCAGCTCGGGGATCACGTGGATTGGAAGGAGGCTACCTATAAGCCAACAGAAACCAATTTTAATACAGCTAAAGCCGTAATTCCTGGTACGAAAGAATATCAATACGTCATGAGTACGATTGACGATCTGGCGGAACAACTGCTGATTTTGCAAGATAACAATGTACCTGTTCTTTTCCGGCCTTATCATGAGGCAGAGGGCAACGGTGGGTTGAATGGGGAAGGCGCGTGGTTCTGGTGGGCTTCCGCAGGTGCGGATGTGTACAAACAACTGTGGAATATGCTCTATACTGAACTTACTGAAACGTACGGTTTGCACAATTTGATTTGGACTTACAACAGCTACGTGTATAACACTTCTCCTGCATGGTATCCTGGCGACGATCAGGTAGATATTGTCGGTTACGATAAATATAATACGATTTACAACCGCAATGACGGTTTGTCCGGCGTGCCAAACGAGGATGCCATTACTTCGATCTTCTATCAACTGGTTGACTTAACGGACGGCAAGAAAATGGTGGCCATGACAGAGAACGATACCGTCCCAAGTGTACAGAATCTGACAGAGGAGAAATCGGGATGGCTCTATTTCTGCCCATGGTATGGTGAGCATCTCATGAGTTCGGCCTTTAATTATCCGGCAACTCTGAAAACGCTTTATCAAAGTGATTATGTGATTACGCTGGATGAGCTACCCAATTTGAAGGTAAACAATCCAACACCAAACGCGTCCATCACCCCTACAACCGTTGATTTCGACAAAAACACGACCACTCCAAGCGACAAAGCCATAAACGTGAATTTTAACGGTAATACGTTAACCGCTCTCCGAGTAGGTACAACAGTATTGACTGCAAATCAGGATTATACGTTAAACGGAAGTAGCGTGCTGTTGAAAAAAGAATTCCTGGCCGGACTATCGGTTGGCGAACATTCCATCGTTTTTGATTTTAACCAAGGACAAGATCCTGTTTTGAAAATTAAAATTATCGATTCAACACCAAGCGCAAGCGCTGTGATTTCTCCCGTGAATGCAACATTTGATAAAGCAGCGAATCTGGCGCAGGATGTTTCCTTGACCCTCACCTTAAACGGAAAACAGCTTACAAGCATAACGAATGGAAACTATACACTTGTATCGGGCCAGGATTATACGGCATCAAGCACGGCTATCGTTCTGCGAAAATCCTATCTTTCCACGCTGCCTCTAGGTCAGAATGCGATAACCTTTCATTTTAACGGAGGAAATAACGCTGTTCTTACAGTAAACGTAGTGGATACCAGCGTGCCTGTGCCTTCAGGCAACCTCATCATTCAGGCATACAATGGCAATACGAGTGCGTCCACCAACGGAATCTCACCTAAATTTAAAGTAGTGAACAACGGTAATTCGGCGATTCAATTGAGTGATGTTAAAATAAGGTATTACTATACAATTGACGGCGAAGAAGCACAAAGCTTCTGGTCTGACTGGGCCAGTATCGGGAGTGCAAATGTAACCAGCAAATTCGTTAAATTGGCAACTCCAGTTGCCGGAGCGGATTATGTTTTGGAAGTTGGTTTTACGAGTTCTGCCGGAACACTTAATGCTGGACAAAGCGCAGAAATTCAAGCACGATTCTCCAAAAATAACTGGTCCAATTACAACCAGGCTAACGATTACTCGTTTGAGGCATCGAGTATCCAGTATACAAACAACGAGCAGGTTACCGGGTATATTAACGGTCAACTGGTTTGGGGGATTGAGCCGTAA
- a CDS encoding SDR family NAD(P)-dependent oxidoreductase, which produces MGKLQDKVAVITGGASGIGAATARLFVSEGAKVVLVDLNEEKGKAFEQELKALKADALFIKANITSEQEVSEIFKKTVEVFGKVDIVFNNAGIGRVHPSHELDYAEWRNTVNVDLDGVFLVARESIREMLKIGGGTIVNTASMYGWVGSPGSAAYNAAKGGVVNLTRSLALEYAEKNIRVNALCPGFIDTPIIPEESKQALSSATPMKRLGQADEMAKAVLFLASDDSSYMTGNSLIVDGGYTAQ; this is translated from the coding sequence ATGGGCAAACTTCAAGACAAAGTGGCAGTTATTACAGGAGGGGCATCCGGAATCGGCGCAGCGACCGCACGTTTATTCGTTTCCGAAGGGGCCAAAGTGGTCTTGGTAGACCTGAATGAAGAAAAAGGTAAGGCGTTTGAGCAAGAACTGAAAGCGCTTAAAGCTGACGCTCTCTTTATTAAAGCGAACATCACAAGTGAACAAGAAGTTAGTGAGATTTTCAAAAAAACCGTAGAGGTTTTCGGTAAAGTGGATATCGTATTTAACAATGCAGGAATCGGGCGTGTTCATCCTTCGCATGAGCTTGACTATGCTGAATGGCGCAATACGGTGAATGTAGATCTGGACGGCGTATTCTTGGTCGCACGTGAATCGATCCGAGAAATGCTTAAAATTGGAGGAGGGACTATCGTCAACACGGCTTCTATGTACGGATGGGTTGGTTCACCTGGTTCCGCAGCCTACAATGCAGCAAAAGGTGGCGTCGTGAATCTGACTCGTTCGCTCGCGCTGGAGTATGCTGAGAAAAATATTCGGGTGAACGCACTTTGCCCAGGCTTCATCGATACACCGATTATTCCAGAAGAGAGCAAACAGGCTCTTTCTTCGGCAACACCAATGAAGCGGCTCGGTCAAGCAGATGAAATGGCCAAAGCCGTACTGTTCCTAGCTAGCGACGATTCATCCTATATGACAGGAAATAGTCTAATCGTGGATGGTGGTTACACCGCCCAATAA
- a CDS encoding TetR/AcrR family transcriptional regulator, translating to MNDEQIMKSQQRNRTEEHLKNALTQIIKKKGYHAVSVKDIVDQAGYNRSTFYLHYQDKFVLAEDLLNTKLEGLRLAVGKPYSHGQKVFTNKLNFDSFQIVDYVYENRDFFELIRYDDTLPGLHTGFPQTILKIYEEQFIFETINDIPVNMEYFKYYTAYGFFGILNNWILSGFLESRDMFIKNVIELSKTHIYSFHYVGDKLE from the coding sequence ATGAATGATGAACAAATTATGAAATCTCAACAGCGCAATCGAACCGAGGAGCATCTTAAAAACGCTCTGACCCAGATCATTAAGAAAAAAGGCTATCATGCCGTCTCTGTCAAGGATATCGTTGATCAGGCGGGTTACAATCGCAGTACATTTTACTTACACTATCAAGATAAATTCGTGCTCGCCGAAGACTTGTTGAATACGAAGCTAGAAGGTCTGAGACTCGCCGTAGGCAAGCCTTATTCTCACGGTCAAAAGGTCTTCACCAACAAGCTTAATTTTGATTCCTTTCAAATCGTCGATTATGTCTATGAAAACCGAGACTTCTTCGAACTGATTCGATATGATGACACGTTACCAGGTCTGCATACAGGTTTCCCACAGACAATCCTGAAAATCTATGAGGAGCAGTTTATTTTCGAGACGATCAACGATATCCCTGTTAACATGGAGTATTTTAAGTACTACACGGCTTACGGCTTTTTTGGGATATTAAACAATTGGATATTAAGCGGTTTTCTCGAATCGCGTGATATGTTTATTAAAAACGTGATCGAACTGTCAAAAACACATATTTATTCTTTTCATTATGTGGGTGACAAGTTGGAGTGA
- a CDS encoding NUDIX hydrolase, giving the protein MNSGIEWLEWVKRIQAIAQTGLAYSKDVYDLERYEELRELSIEILENYTSVSADQIKLHFGSETGYATPKVDIRGVVFQNDKILLVREKADNAWALPGGWADIGYSPSEVVVKEIEEESGYITTPKRVLAVLDKKFHNHPPEQYHVYKMFIQCEIAAGEPKGGVETLEVGFFNREEIPTLSLERNTPAQIQTMFQFLDNPQKTTIID; this is encoded by the coding sequence ATGAATTCAGGCATTGAATGGCTGGAATGGGTTAAGAGAATTCAAGCCATTGCACAAACAGGGTTGGCTTATTCCAAAGATGTATATGATCTTGAGCGATATGAAGAATTAAGAGAACTTAGTATCGAAATACTCGAAAATTATACTAGCGTAAGCGCAGATCAAATCAAATTGCACTTTGGAAGCGAAACAGGGTATGCTACCCCTAAAGTAGATATACGTGGTGTTGTTTTTCAGAATGATAAGATACTCTTGGTAAGAGAAAAGGCTGACAATGCATGGGCTTTGCCCGGTGGATGGGCTGACATTGGTTATTCCCCTTCAGAAGTAGTCGTAAAAGAAATAGAGGAAGAATCAGGGTACATTACTACTCCAAAACGAGTACTTGCTGTACTGGATAAGAAGTTTCATAATCATCCACCTGAACAATATCATGTATATAAAATGTTTATTCAATGTGAAATTGCAGCAGGTGAACCTAAAGGGGGCGTTGAGACCCTAGAGGTAGGCTTTTTTAATAGAGAAGAAATCCCTACACTCTCCCTGGAAAGGAATACACCTGCTCAGATCCAAACGATGTTTCAATTTTTGGATAACCCACAGAAAACAACGATTATTGATTAA
- a CDS encoding SDR family NAD(P)-dependent oxidoreductase — protein MKYTVITGASSGIGYETALAFAARGKNLILVARRLDKLEELKSTIQNNDPSVNVIVHTSDLSDTGQAYTLYNTLKEYQIETWINNAGLGEGSFVAEQNLDKVETMLRVNIESLTILSTLYVRDYADVEGTQLINVASALGYAIAVGSVAYSASKFYVSAFTEGLAKELEIKGAKLKAKVLAPAITETEFVKKSLDTEEFDYKANMSKYHTAKEMAGFMLDLYDNSEVVGIVDLNYNFNLRSPIYPIIGALH, from the coding sequence ATGAAATATACCGTTATTACAGGTGCAAGTTCAGGGATTGGATATGAGACAGCATTGGCGTTTGCGGCACGAGGCAAAAATTTAATCTTGGTAGCTAGAAGATTGGACAAATTAGAAGAGCTCAAATCAACCATTCAGAATAACGATCCGTCTGTAAATGTTATTGTTCATACAAGTGATCTATCGGATACAGGTCAAGCATACACGCTGTATAACACACTCAAGGAATACCAAATTGAGACCTGGATTAACAATGCGGGCCTGGGTGAAGGTTCTTTTGTAGCAGAACAGAATCTGGACAAAGTTGAAACCATGCTGCGTGTGAATATCGAATCCTTGACGATCCTTTCCACATTATATGTGCGGGATTATGCGGACGTCGAAGGAACCCAGTTAATTAACGTTGCATCCGCACTTGGATATGCCATTGCGGTTGGAAGTGTTGCTTACTCGGCATCGAAGTTTTATGTTAGTGCCTTTACAGAAGGGCTTGCCAAAGAACTTGAAATAAAAGGTGCAAAACTAAAAGCAAAGGTCCTGGCTCCAGCTATAACGGAAACGGAATTCGTGAAGAAATCTTTAGATACAGAAGAATTTGATTACAAAGCAAACATGTCTAAATACCACACCGCCAAAGAAATGGCAGGTTTCATGTTAGATCTATACGATAACAGCGAAGTCGTAGGGATTGTAGACCTGAACTACAATTTCAATCTGAGAAGCCCCATCTATCCAATCATAGGAGCATTGCATTAA
- a CDS encoding TetR/AcrR family transcriptional regulator — translation MARSKEFEVNEVLDKAIQLFWTQGYEKTSMQDLVEFMGIHRRSIYDTFGDKHALFMKALERYETKQTNKMSFLIDTQKPIKEIIRALFESTIRNEGQPLGCFLVNSGVELGILDPEVSSLVHESYLRTEEFLRNLVQEGQQKGEIKANVDPVVISHYLMNAWVGIRTLVKTTTDHQKLKNITDVTLSVLD, via the coding sequence ATGGCAAGATCCAAAGAATTTGAAGTGAATGAAGTATTAGATAAAGCCATACAATTGTTCTGGACTCAAGGATATGAGAAAACTTCAATGCAGGATTTGGTTGAATTTATGGGCATCCACCGCAGAAGTATTTATGATACGTTTGGGGATAAACATGCTCTATTTATGAAAGCTCTTGAACGATATGAAACAAAGCAGACCAACAAAATGAGCTTTTTGATTGATACACAGAAACCAATTAAAGAGATTATTCGGGCTTTGTTTGAGTCAACAATAAGAAATGAAGGTCAGCCTTTAGGCTGTTTTCTTGTAAACTCAGGCGTGGAACTGGGCATATTGGACCCTGAAGTTTCCTCTTTGGTTCATGAGAGTTATTTGCGAACCGAGGAATTCTTGAGAAACCTTGTTCAGGAAGGCCAACAAAAGGGTGAAATTAAGGCAAACGTTGACCCTGTAGTTATTTCTCACTATTTAATGAATGCTTGGGTGGGGATACGTACGTTAGTTAAGACCACTACAGATCATCAAAAATTAAAAAATATAACGGATGTGACATTATCCGTCTTAGACTGA
- the rbsB gene encoding ribose ABC transporter substrate-binding protein RbsB, with protein MKKLTILLVSVMMIVLAGCSLEPPGWAKPDSAGSSGQKKIGLSVSTLNNPFFVSLKDGVVAEAKKQGIQVIVVDAQNDSAKQTNDVDDLIQQGVDALLINPADSAAISTAVQSANSVGIPVITLDRSADKGDVAALVASDNVKGGQMAAEYFVEHLGEGAKVIELEGVPGASATRERGKGFHEIADQKLNVVAKQSADFDRSKGLNVMENLLQGNPDVQAVFAHNDEMALGAIEAIQSSGKDIPVIGFDGNDDAIKSIKDGKLTATVAQQPVLIGQLALQAALDVLDGKQVEKSIPAELKLVTKENANE; from the coding sequence ATGAAAAAACTAACCATATTGCTTGTAAGCGTAATGATGATCGTTCTGGCAGGATGCTCTCTGGAGCCTCCGGGTTGGGCCAAGCCAGACTCTGCCGGAAGCAGTGGACAGAAAAAAATCGGCCTGTCGGTCTCCACGTTGAATAATCCATTCTTTGTTTCCCTCAAAGACGGGGTTGTTGCAGAAGCCAAAAAACAAGGAATTCAGGTCATCGTGGTTGACGCTCAAAATGATTCAGCCAAACAAACCAATGATGTGGACGACCTGATTCAACAGGGCGTGGATGCCCTTCTGATTAACCCGGCGGATTCCGCGGCAATCTCAACGGCTGTTCAATCGGCCAATAGCGTGGGCATCCCCGTAATTACACTGGACCGTTCAGCAGACAAAGGCGACGTGGCAGCATTGGTGGCGTCTGATAACGTCAAAGGTGGACAAATGGCGGCGGAATATTTCGTAGAACACCTTGGCGAAGGAGCAAAGGTGATCGAACTTGAGGGTGTACCCGGAGCTTCCGCAACAAGAGAGCGGGGGAAAGGTTTCCACGAGATTGCTGACCAAAAACTTAATGTCGTTGCGAAGCAGTCTGCCGATTTTGATCGCTCCAAAGGGTTGAATGTAATGGAGAATCTGCTGCAGGGCAATCCTGACGTGCAGGCAGTATTTGCCCATAACGATGAGATGGCACTGGGCGCAATCGAAGCGATCCAAAGCTCTGGTAAAGACATCCCCGTGATTGGATTTGACGGCAACGATGATGCGATCAAATCCATTAAGGACGGAAAATTGACGGCAACCGTGGCTCAACAGCCAGTACTGATTGGTCAGCTGGCATTGCAAGCTGCTCTGGATGTGCTGGACGGCAAGCAGGTAGAGAAATCAATCCCGGCTGAATTGAAGCTGGTGACCAAGGAAAACGCAAACGAGTAA
- a CDS encoding ABC transporter permease subunit yields the protein MTTLQENQSAKSGFRLTNLTQKLGPLLGLIILIIIVSVLNPSFLEPLNILNLLRQVSINALIAFGMTFVILTGGIDLSVGSILALSSAFVANMMLSGLDPILSIIIGVALGGVMGMVNGLMITKGKMAPFIATLATMTVFRGLTLVYTNGNPITGLGDSLLFQLFGRGYMLGIPVPAITMLITFVILWTILHKTSFGRKTYALGGNEKASIISGIKVHRVKIMIYSLVGMLSALAGAILTSRLNSAQPTAGTSYELDAIAAVVLGGTSLSGGRGRIVGTLIGVLIIGVLNNGLNLLGVNSFYQMVVKGVVIAIAVLLDRKKTA from the coding sequence ATGACAACTTTGCAGGAAAACCAATCCGCCAAAAGCGGCTTCCGCTTGACGAATCTGACACAGAAATTGGGTCCGCTGCTCGGACTGATCATTCTTATTATCATCGTATCGGTATTGAATCCAAGCTTTTTGGAACCGCTTAATATTCTGAATTTATTGCGTCAGGTTTCGATTAACGCGCTGATTGCTTTTGGCATGACATTTGTTATTTTAACTGGCGGCATTGACTTGTCGGTGGGTTCTATACTTGCTCTATCCAGCGCCTTTGTAGCCAATATGATGCTTTCAGGTCTGGATCCGATTCTGTCGATCATTATCGGGGTTGCCCTCGGCGGTGTTATGGGTATGGTGAACGGATTGATGATTACGAAGGGTAAGATGGCTCCATTTATTGCTACATTGGCAACGATGACGGTATTCCGGGGTTTGACGCTGGTGTATACGAACGGTAACCCGATTACAGGGTTGGGCGACAGCCTGCTGTTCCAACTGTTCGGTCGTGGTTATATGCTTGGCATCCCGGTGCCAGCGATCACAATGCTGATTACCTTCGTAATTCTGTGGACGATATTGCACAAAACGTCTTTCGGTCGTAAAACGTATGCGCTTGGTGGCAATGAGAAAGCATCCATTATCTCAGGTATTAAAGTTCACCGCGTAAAAATCATGATTTACTCCCTGGTAGGTATGCTGTCAGCGCTGGCAGGTGCAATTCTGACCTCCCGTTTGAATTCCGCGCAGCCAACAGCAGGTACTTCATATGAGCTGGACGCCATTGCTGCTGTAGTTCTGGGTGGAACAAGCCTATCAGGTGGTAGAGGACGGATCGTTGGTACATTGATCGGGGTATTGATCATCGGCGTGTTGAACAATGGTTTGAACCTGCTCGGAGTGAACTCATTTTATCAAATGGTTGTAAAAGGCGTCGTTATTGCCATCGCTGTCCTGTTGGACCGCAAGAAAACGGCTTAA
- a CDS encoding sugar ABC transporter ATP-binding protein, which translates to MHIQMQDIYKAFGTNQVLSGVDFELKEGEVHALMGENGAGKSTLMNILIGLHGRDQGTISIDGKETYFANPKEAEKMGLAFIHQELNVWPEMTVLDNLFIGKEITSSFGLLNTRQMKALAQEQFAKLSVQIPLDRPAGECSVGQQQMIEIAKALMTDAKVIIMDEPTAALTEREIQKLFGVIASLKKNGVSIVYISHRMEEIFTICDRITIMRDGKTVDTKSIPETSFDEVVRKMVGRELTERYPARNPSYGEVVLEVRDASSKGLFQNISFTVRAGEILGFSGLMGSGRTEIMRAIFGLEPLDGGEIMIRGKKVHIRKPADAVKHGIGFITEDRKDEGLVLDFSIRENMALPNLFSFSSKGFISTHKEQEFVDTLIKRLQIKTQSSETAVRNLSGGNQQKVVIAKWVGIGPSVLILDEPTRGVDVGAKREIYQLMNELTDRGVAIIMVSSELPEVLGMSDRIAVVHEGRIRGELTKEEATQENIMTMATGGQ; encoded by the coding sequence ATGCATATTCAGATGCAAGATATATATAAAGCGTTTGGCACCAACCAGGTGTTGAGCGGGGTAGATTTCGAACTGAAGGAAGGCGAGGTTCATGCCCTGATGGGAGAGAACGGGGCCGGCAAATCCACGCTAATGAACATTTTGATCGGTCTTCATGGGCGGGATCAGGGGACCATCTCCATTGACGGCAAAGAAACCTATTTTGCGAATCCAAAGGAAGCTGAGAAGATGGGTCTTGCTTTTATCCACCAAGAGCTGAACGTTTGGCCGGAAATGACGGTGCTTGATAATCTCTTCATAGGTAAAGAAATAACTTCGTCTTTCGGATTGCTGAACACAAGACAAATGAAAGCGCTTGCCCAAGAGCAATTTGCAAAGCTATCCGTGCAAATTCCGCTGGACCGTCCTGCTGGAGAATGCTCTGTCGGTCAGCAGCAGATGATTGAAATTGCCAAGGCACTAATGACCGACGCCAAAGTCATCATTATGGATGAGCCGACAGCGGCGCTTACGGAGCGAGAGATACAGAAGCTGTTTGGCGTGATTGCTTCACTCAAGAAAAACGGCGTGTCCATCGTATATATTTCGCACCGGATGGAGGAAATTTTCACGATTTGTGACCGAATTACGATTATGCGTGACGGCAAAACGGTAGATACGAAGTCGATTCCGGAGACAAGTTTTGACGAAGTTGTGCGGAAGATGGTCGGACGTGAGCTTACAGAGCGATATCCGGCACGAAATCCTTCGTATGGTGAAGTAGTCCTGGAGGTACGGGACGCCAGCAGCAAAGGATTGTTCCAAAATATTAGCTTTACGGTGAGAGCAGGCGAAATCCTCGGTTTCTCCGGGTTGATGGGTTCTGGACGTACAGAGATCATGCGGGCAATCTTCGGTTTGGAACCTCTGGACGGTGGCGAAATTATGATTCGAGGCAAAAAGGTTCACATTCGGAAACCTGCCGATGCGGTTAAACATGGAATTGGATTTATTACCGAAGACCGGAAGGATGAAGGGTTGGTATTAGATTTCTCCATTCGCGAGAATATGGCGTTACCAAATCTGTTCAGCTTCTCAAGCAAAGGATTTATCTCAACTCACAAAGAACAGGAATTCGTTGATACGCTCATCAAACGTTTGCAAATCAAGACGCAATCATCCGAAACGGCGGTTCGAAACCTGTCAGGAGGCAACCAACAGAAGGTGGTTATCGCTAAATGGGTCGGTATTGGCCCGAGTGTGCTTATCCTGGATGAGCCGACACGTGGCGTCGATGTTGGGGCCAAACGGGAGATTTATCAGTTGATGAACGAGCTGACAGACCGCGGAGTTGCAATTATTATGGTATCTTCCGAACTGCCTGAAGTTCTCGGCATGAGTGATCGAATAGCGGTTGTGCATGAGGGACGCATTAGAGGTGAACTGACAAAAGAAGAAGCAACACAGGAAAACATTATGACAATGGCTACAGGGGGACAATGA
- the rbsD gene encoding D-ribose pyranase: protein MKKLGILNSHISKVLSDLGHTDMIVIADAGLPVPEGVPKIDLSLKLGTPSFQEIVELIADDMVVERVILAAEIKAGNPESLQFITEKFGDEAVDVSISHEQFKAMTRNAKVVIRTGEATPYANCILQSGVIFG from the coding sequence ATGAAAAAGCTGGGTATATTGAACAGTCACATCTCCAAGGTGTTATCTGATTTGGGTCATACGGACATGATAGTTATCGCGGATGCTGGCCTCCCGGTTCCAGAAGGGGTGCCCAAAATCGACTTGTCCCTGAAACTGGGAACACCTAGTTTTCAAGAGATCGTGGAGCTTATTGCGGACGATATGGTCGTTGAGAGAGTGATTTTGGCAGCTGAGATCAAGGCGGGGAATCCAGAGTCATTGCAATTTATTACCGAGAAATTTGGCGATGAAGCCGTTGACGTTTCCATTAGTCATGAACAATTCAAGGCAATGACCCGCAATGCCAAAGTGGTCATTCGTACGGGCGAAGCTACGCCGTATGCCAATTGCATTTTACAATCGGGCGTCATTTTCGGTTAA